The window ACCAGCTGTTGATGAAGGTCACGCTGAACTCGACCTTGGGGTTGATTTCTTTGGCGCCGGCCATGAAGGCGTTCATCAACCGGTTGACTTCGGGAATCGGATTGCCGCCGACCATGCCGATCTTGTTGGTCTTGGTCAGGCCGCCGGCGATCATGCCGGTGAGGTAGGCCGGCTCCTGGATGAAGTTGTCGAAAGTGGAAAAGTTCGGCGCCACGGGTTTCAGCGACGAGCCCATCAGGAAGCCGACCTTGGGGAAGTCCTTGGCCACCTTGCGCGCCGCCGTCTCCACGCCGAAGGCTTCGCCGACGATGAGCTGGTTGCCCGCCGTGGCGTATTCGCGCATCACGCGCTCGTAGTCGGCGTTGGACACGTTCTCGCTGGCCTTGTATTCGATCTCGCCGCGCGCCTCGGCGGCCTTGAGCGCCTTGTGGATGCGCCCGGCCCATTGCTGCTCGAACGGCACGGTGTAGATCGCCGCGACCTTGGTCTTGGCCTGGGCGTGTGCCTGCATCGGCAGGGACAGCGTGATGGCCAGGCTGGTCAGGCTCAGCGCGCCGAGCAGCAGGCGGCGAGAGGGATCGGAGGAAATAGGGGGCATGAAAACTCCAGTGATGAATGGCTTATTGCGTACCGAAGATGCGGTCGCCGGCGTCTCCCAAACCTGGCAGGATGTAGCCGTGGTCGTTGAGCTGCCGGTCGATGGCCGCGGTGTAGATCGGCACGTCCGGATGGGCCTTGTGCAGCGCGGCGATGCCTTCGGGGCAGGTCAGCAGGCAGACAAACTTGATCGATTTCGGGTTCAGCTCCTTGAGACGCTCCACGGCGGCAATCGCCGAGTTGCCGGTGGCCAGCATCGGGTCGACAATGACCACGTCGCGTTCATGCATGTCCTTGGGCATCTTGAAGTAGTACTCCACCGCGACCAGCGTCTTCGGGTCGCGGTACAGGCCGACATGGCCCACGCGTGCGCCGGGCACCACGCTGAGCATGCCTTCGAGGATGCCGTTGCCGGCGCGCAGGATCGACACGAACACCAGCTTCTTGCCGTCGATGATCTTGGCCTTCATGGTCTCCAGCGGGGTCTCGACTTCGACCTCCTGCATCGCCATGTCACGCGTGACTTCATAGGCCATCAGCGAGCTCAGTTCGTTGAGCAGTCGGCGGAAGGTGTTGGTGCTCGCGTCCTTGCGGCGCATCAGCGTGAGCTTGTGCTGGACCAGCGGGTGGTCGATCAGGTGTACGTTGCTGTTCGTCATTTGTTGTTCTATCTCGGTTGGATTTTTCAGAATACGGTGCCGTCACTGACGATGTTCAAAGGCGGTGTGCCGCCACGCAAGCGCTGTGCCAGCACCCGGCCCGTGGCCCAGGTGCCGCCTTCGAGCACACAGGCCAGCGGCATGCGGTCCGCGTCGAGGCCGAGCTCGGCGCGGACCAGCGGGGCGAGCTCGTCGAGCAGGGCCACCGTCAGCGCGCGCCATTCGACGATGAGCTCGTCACCGGCCGTCCACCGGGCCTTGGCCACGGCCGGGTCCTTGAATTGCAGCACATCGGCATCGATGAACAGCCCGCCGTTGCGGTATTCGGGCAGGCCGGTCAACGCATCGAGGCCGCGCACTTTCACGCCGGCCCATTCGAACGGTTCGAGCAGCGAATAGGTGAGCCATTGCGACAGTTTGTGGAACGGCATCCAGCGGTTCGTCAGACCCGGGCCGCGGACCTCGGGATGGCGCCAGCAGTCGCCCAGCGGCACCGTGTCCAGTGTGTTGGCCGCGGGCCAGATGCCGGACAGCGAATCCAGCAGTTGCGTGAGGATTTCGTGCGCCTGGATCTCGGCGGTGGGCGCGACGGCCGGGCCTTGCGGGCTGATCAGTGCATCGAACAGGCCACCGGGCCGGCCTTCCGGGCCGAATACTTCGGGCTGCGCCGCCATGGTTTCGCCGAGCCGGCGCAACAGCACTACGCGGCCTTCGAGGCCGACCAGCGGATTGCCCGGCCCGGCCTGGAACGCCGCGGCCAGTTGATCGAGTGCCAGGCCGCGCAGGCCCTTGGCGTCGACACGCAGCGGCTGGCGCTTGTCGCTGGAGAACAGGCCGGCCATGAAGGCGTGGAAACTCGCCACGCCCAGGCCTTCGGAGCGGCCGAAGCTTTGGCCGCTGCACGACTCTGCATATTTCCAGTCGGCGCCGGCACCGGCGTCGAGCAACACGCTGACCACGGCCAGGTCGATCCAGGTGCGGGCGCGTTCACGGGCCGCCGTGTCCTTCAAAAACGCGTCGAGCTGCGCCTTGCGGTCCACGCCGCCGGCCTCGAAATGGCGCCAGCGGCTGTGGTACGGGATCTCGAGTTTCGGATAGTTGCTGCGTGTGACCTGGGCCACCTCGACGGCAGCCTTGGCGAGTGCCGCGTCGTTCACGCTGAACCAGCTGGATTGGCCGGCACGCGCGCGGGCGAGCAGGGCGGCGGCGCGCTCCCGCACGGCCTGGGTGGTGCGCAGCACGGCGGCAGCGCCTTCGGGATGCAGGGTTTCGTTGTCGGTGTCGATCATGTTCTTGAAGGTTTCGATTCGAACTTCAATTTACAGGTCCAGGCCGCGGCCCTTGGCCTTTTTGAGTTCCTCGGCGTCGGGCACCACGCCCGGTGTGAAGTAGCCGGCGGCCATCTTCGCGTCCATCTCGACGCGTGCGTCGGCGGGGATCAGGTCGTCGGGGATGTTCACCCGCACGCCAACCTCGATGCCGGAGTTGGTGATGGCGTCGTATTTCATGTTGCTCATCGACACCAGGCGGTGGATCTTCTTGATGCCGAGCCAGTGGAACACGTCGGGCATGAGTTCCTGGAAGCGCATGTCCTGCACGCCGGCCACACATTCGGTGCGGGCGAAGTACTGGTCGGCCGTGTCGCCGCCCACCTGGCGCTTGCGTGCGTTGTAGACCAGGAACTTCGTCACCTCGCCCAGCGCCCGGCCTTCCTTGCGCGAATAGGCCACCAGGCCCACGCCGCCGCGCTGGGCGCCCATGATGCATTCCTCGATGGCGTGGGTGAGGTAGGGGCGGCAGGTGCAGATGTCGGAGCCGAACACGTCGGAGCCATTGCATTCGTCGTGGATGCGCGCAGTCAGTTCCACGTCGGTGTTGGCCAGGTCGCGCGGGTTGCCGAAGATGTAGATGGTCTGCCCGCCGATGGGCGGCAGGAACACCTCGAGGTCGGAACGTGTCACGAGCTCGGGGTACATGCCGCCGGTCTCCTCGAACAACACGCGGCGCAGGTCGGTTTCCGAGCAGTTGAAGCGTCGCGCCACCTCGGGCAGGTACCACACCGGCTCGATGGCCGCCTTGGTCACGAGCGCCGCACCGTTGGCGGTGAGGAACTTGCCGTCGGCCTTGAGGCGGCCGGTCTGCAGCGCCTCGATCACCTCGGGCAGGATCACGTGGGCCTTGGTGACGGCAATGGTCGGGCGGATGTCGTAGCCGGCCGCGAGTTCGGTGGCGAACACGTCGGCCACCAGGCCGCCCCAGGGATCGAGCGAGACGATCTTGCCCGGCTCGCTCCACTGCGGATAGGGGCCGATCACATCGGTCGGCGCGGTGTTGGTCAGGTCGGCCTTGTGTTGCGGCGACAGCGCGCCCGCCGCCACGGCAAGTGCGCGGTAGATGCTGTAGGAGCCGCTGTGCGTACCGATGACGTTGCGGTGCGCGCGCTTGGTGGTGGTGCCGACGATGGGGCCACGCTCGCTGGCCGTGGCCGCGCCCCATTTGATCGGCAGCGCGCCGAAGCCGCCCGCGTGCGACGTCAGCCGGATGTGACTGGGGTTGGCCTTGCCGGTGGGAATGGTCGCCGTGACGGTCGGTGCGGTATCGGTCGGCTGAGCGGATGAAGGGACGGGAGAGACCGGGGAAGCGTTGGCGACTGAATCGAGAGACATGGATGATCCTCAAAAAATGCAATGTACCGATGCGGCATTTGCTTGACAAGCGGGTCGGGACCGATTCGCGGCCACGAAGCTGGATTGCAAGCGGCGTGCCCGTTTGGATCAGGTGCTCAATGTTTCGGGGGCCAGGCCGGTGCCTGCAGCAACGGATGGTTGTGCACCGCCGGTGCGATGAAGTCGAGGAAGGCCCGCACCGGCGCCGGTACGTGGCGTCGGTCGCGGTAGCAGGCGAAGAATTCCAGCGGCTCCGGATCGGCCTGCGCCCGGCTTCGGCTGCGGCCTGTCGCCAGGAAAAGCGGCTCCAGCAGGCCCGCGGCGATCAGCGGATTGGCCACGAAGCTGCCCAGCCGGGTGATGCCGGCGCCTGCCATGGCCAGCGCGGCCAGCGTGTCGATGTCGTTGCACACGGCGGCCACCTTGAGGTTGGGCGACACGCTGGCACCGTCGCGCAGAAAAGGCCATTGCATCAGCCGGCCGTCGAGCGGCATGCGAAACGCGAGGCAGGGGTGCTCGGACAGGTCTTCCGGCGTCTTCGGCCGGCCGTGCTGGCGCAGGTAGGCGGGCGCGGCGCAGAACACCATCGGCGCCGTGGCGATGCGGCGCGCCACCAGGCCGGGCTCGAGCGCATGGCGAAAACGGATGCCGATGTCCACGTCTTCCTTCAGGTGGTCGACGTTGCGGTCGGCCATCATCATCTCGACCTGCACCTGCGGGTAGCGGGCCATGAAAACCGGCAGCAGCGGCGCCACCACATGCCGGCCGAAGGCCACCGAACTCGCGATCTTGAGCCGGCCCTGCACCGCATCGTGCAAGGCCGTCAACTCGGCGCGCGCCTGGGCCAGGCCGTCCAGGATCGGGCCGACCCGCGCGAAATAAGCCTCGCCGGCCGGTGTCAGCGCCTGCGAGCGTGTGGTGCGCGTGAGCAGACGGGTGCCCAATTCCTTCTCCAAACGGGCCACGTTCTGGCTGGCAGCTGCGGCCGAAACACCCAGCAGGCGGGCGGCCGCGGCAATGCTGCCGCCTTCCACAGTCTTGACGAAGGTTTCGATGCCGCGCAGATTGGCCATGACGTGAAGCTTAGCCGAAGCTTTGGAATGGTGCAGAGGATTCGTAAGCTTGGCTTAGCAGTGAAACAGCCGGCACCGGTCTGGTGCGATGGTCTGCCGAAACTTAAAGTTCAGCCATTCCGATTCCCCAAGCATTGAACCCAAGCACCATGAACACCACCGAAAATGCCGACGCCCGAAGCCAGCCAGCCTGGAAGATTCCCAAGCGTTTCGCGCCGATCGTGTTCGCGTTCTACATGGCCGGCATCATGGCCTTCCTGATGTGCGCGGTCATCGTGGCCACGGGCACCGGGCTCAAAGGCGCCTACCTGCTGCGTGTGCTGGAGGCCTATGCACTGGCCATGCCGGTGGCCTTCGTCTGTGTGATCTGCGTGCGGCCCATCGTGATGCGGCTCACGGCCGCCACGGTACGGGCCTGAGGACCGTGTTCAGCCGCCGAGCAGCTGCGCGAAGCGTGCCATGTCCACGTTGCCGCCGCTGACGATGACGCCCACGCGCGCGCCACGGATGTCCAGGCCGCCGTGCTGCGCGCCCGCCAGGCTCAGGCAGCCGGTGGGCTCGACGACCATCTTCATGCGTTCGGCGTAGAAGCGCATGGCCTGCACCAATTGGGCGTCGCTGGCGGTGACGATGCCCGTCACGTCGCGGCGGATGATGCCGAAGGTGAGCTGGCCCAGGTGCTGGGTCTGCGCGCCGTCAGCGATGGTGCGCGGGGTCTCGATGTGGACGATGCGGCCCTCGGCCAGCGATTGCTGGCCGTCGTTGCCTGCCTCGGGTTCGACACCGTAGATCTTGCATTGCGGCGACAGGGCCCGCGCCGCAAGCGCCGAGCCACTGAGCAGGCCGCCGCCGCCGAGGCAGACGAACAGGTAGTCGAGTTCACCGGTTTCCTCCAGCAGTTCCTTGGCGGCCGTGCCCTGGCCGGAGATCACGTCGGCGTGGTCGTACGGCGGGATCAGCGTCGCACCGCGTTCCTCGGCGAGCTGGCGGCTCAGCGCCTCGCGGTCCTGCGTGAAGCGGTCGAAGGTGATGACTTCAGCGCCGTAGCCGCGCGTGGCGGCGAGCTTGGCGGCTGGCGCATCCTGTGGCATCAGGATGGTGGCCGGCATGCCCAGGATTTGCGCGGACAGCGCGATCGCCTGCGCATGGTTGCCCGACGAGAACGCCAGCACGCCACGCTTCTTCTGTTCCGGCGTGAATTTCGACAAGGCGTTGAAGCCGCCGCGAAACTTGAAGGCGCCCATGCGCTGGAAGTTCTCGGCCTTGAAGAACAGCTTGGCGCCGAGCTGGGCGTCGATGGTGCGCGAGGTCAGCACCGGCGTGTTGTGGGCATGGCCCTGGATGCGCGCGGCCGCAGCCGCCACGTCGTCGTAGGTGGGAAGTTGGTGTTCGGTCATGGATCAATGATGCAGGCTGCGGGGCAAGGAATACAGGCACAGATCCCGCGATTCGGGGCCAGTACAGAGTTCAACGGCTCTTGGCGCCGAAGATGCCGCCCAGCACGCCGCGCAGGATCTCGCGGCCCACCGTGGTGCCGATGGTGCGCACGGCCGACTTCGCCATGGTCTGCGCCAGGCCATCGTGTTTGCCACCGCGCGGGCCGGTGGTGCCGAACAGGATGTCGTTCAGCCCGCCGAGCAGTCCGCCGCCAGCGGTCTGGCCCGCCGGGCCGGGCATGGTGGTGCCTGCATTCGGCACGCTGTCCGGCGCCGACGCCGCGCGGCCCTTGAGCTTTTCGTAGGCGGATTCACGGTCCACCTCCTTTTCGTAGGCGCCGGCCACCAGCGAATTGGCGATCAGGGCCTGGCGCTGGGCGGGCGTGATCGGGCCGAGCTGGCTGCCAGGCGGCAGCACGAACACGCGTTCGGTCACACTCGGCCGGCCCTTTTCGTCGAGCAGGCTCACCAGGGCCTCGCCCACGGCGAGTTCGGTGATCGCGGCTTCGATGTCCAGGCCGGGCTTCTGCCGCATGGTCTGGGCGGTCGCCTTCACCGCCTTCTGGTCGCGCGGCGTGAAGGCGCGCAGTGCATGCTGCACGCGGTTGCCGAGCTGGGCCAGCACCGAATCGGGAATGTCGAGCGGGTTCTGCGTCACGAAATACACGCCCACGCCTTTGGAGCGCACCAGCCGCACCACGAGCTCGATGCGTTCGATCAACGCTTTCGGCGCCTCGTTGAACAGCAGGTGGGCCTCGTCGAAGAAGAACACCAGCTTCGGCTTTTCCGGGTCGCCGATCTCGGGCAGCTGTTCGAACAGCTCCGACAACATCCACAGCAGGAAGGTCGCGTAGAGGCGCGGCGAGTTCATGAGCTTGTCCGCCGCGAGGATGTTGACCATGCCGTGGCCGTTCTCATCCGTCTGCATGAAGTCGCTGATGTTGAGCATCGGCTCGCCGAAGAACTTGTCGCCGCCCTGGGTCTCGATCTGCATCAGGCCGCGCTGGATCGCGCCCACGCTGGCCGCGCTGACGTTGCCGTATTGCGTGGTGAACTGGCTCGCGTTCTCGCCCACGTGCTGCAGCATCGCGCGCAAATCCTTCAGGTCGAGCAACAAGAGGCCGTTGTCGTCGGCGATCTTGAACACCAGGTTCAGCACGCCGCCCTGGGTCTCATTGAGGTTGAGCATGCGGCCCAGCAGCAGCGGTCCCATGTCGGAAATGGTCGCGCGCACCGGATGGCCCTGTTCGCCGAACACGTCCCACAGTGTGCTCGGGTAGGCCTGGGCGGCGGGCAGGTCGATGCCGCGGTCCTTCAGCGTCGCGGCGAGCTTGTCGCCGATCCTGCCGGCCTGGCTGATGCCGCTCAAATCCCCCTTGACGTCGGCCAGGAACACCGGCACGCCGATGCGGGAGAAGCTTTCGGCCAGGGTCTGCAGCGTGACGGTCTTGCCCGTGCCGGTGGCGCCGGTGATGAGGCCGTGCCGGTTGGCCAGCGCCGGCAGCAACTCGCAGGTGGTGGCGGCGTTCTTGGCGATCAGAATGGGGTCGGCCATGGCAAAAGTCCTGGACAGGGAGAGTGGAAAAGGGAAGGCAACGGGAAAGTAAAATCGCGTCTGTAGATTAAATCAAACGATAAGGACTTTACGTGGCCGGTCACAGTAAATGGGCGAATATTCAGCACCGCAAGGGTCGCCAGGACGAAAAACGCGGCAAGGTCTGGACACGCGTCATCCGTGAAATCATGGTGGCGGCCCGCCTGGGCGGCGGCGACCTGAGCATCAATCCCCGCCTGCGGTTGGCGGTGGAGAAGGCCAAGGCGGCCAACATGCCCGCCGACACCGTGAAGCGCAACATCGACAAGGCCACCGGCGCGCTGGAGGGCGTCACCTACGAGGAAATCCGCTACGAGGGCTACGGCATCGGCGGCGCGGCCGTGATCGTCGACACCATGACCGACAACCGCGTGCGCACCGTGGCCGAGGTACGGCATGCCTTCAGCAAATACGGCGGCAACATGGGCACCGAGGGCTCGGTCGCCTTCCAGTTCAAGCATTGCGGCCAGCTGATCTTCGCGCCGGGCACGGACGAAGACAAGCTCATGGGAGTGGCGCTCGAAGCCGGTGCCGACGACGTGATCACCGGCGACGACGGCGCCATCGAGGTGCTGACTGCGCCCACCGAATTCGAAGCCGTGAAGAACGCGCTGGAGGCCGCCGGCCTGAAGCCGGAACTCGCCGAGGTCACGATGCGGGCCGAAAACACCATTGAAATCGCCGGCGACGACGCCGTCCGCATGCAGAAGCTGCTGGATGCCCTGGAAGACCTGGACGACGTCCAGGAGGTCTTCCACAACGCCGCACTGTGAAAAGAAATATGAAAGTCCTCGTAATCGGTGGCGGAGGCCGCGAACACGCTCTGGCGTGGAAACTCAACCGTTCGGCGCGTGTCAGCAAGGTGTATGTGGCGCCGGGCAACGGCGGCACAGCGCTCGACGACCAGCTCGTCGATGTGCCGATCACCGACGTGGTCGAGCTGCGCAAATGGGCGCAGGCCGAACACATCGCACTCACCGTGGTCGGCCCCGAAGGTCCGCTGGCGGCCGGCGTGGTGGATGAATTCCGGGCCCACGGCCTGCGCATCTTCGGCCCGACCAAGGCTGCGGCGCAGCTCGAGAGCTCCAAGGCCTTCTCCAAGGCCTTCATGCAGCGGCACCACATTCCCACGGCCGAGTTCGAAACCTTTTCCGACCCGGCGGCAGCCCATGCCTACGTGGACAAGAAGGGTGCGCCGATCGTGGTCAAGGCCGATGGCCTGGCCGCGGGCAAGGGCGTGGTCGTGGCCATGACGCTGGCCGAGGCGCACGAAGCCATCGACTTCATGCTGGTCGACAACACGCTCGGCGTGCAGCACAACGACGGCGGCGCGAGGGTCGTGATCGAGGAATTCCTGCAGGGCGAGGAAGCCAGCTTCATCGTGCTGTGCGACGGCAAGAATGTGACCGCCCTGGCCACCAGCCAGGACCACAAGCGTCTGTGCGATGGCGACACCGGCCCGAACACCGGCGGCATGGGCGCCTATTCGCCGGCGCCGGTGGTCACGGCCGACGTGCACGCCCGCGCCATGCGCGAGATCATCCTGCCCACCATCAAGGGCATGGAAAAGGACGGCATCGCCTTCACCGGCTTCCTCTATGCCGGCCTGATGATCGACGCGCAGGGCAAGCCCAAGACGCTCGAATTCAACTGCCGCCTCGGCGACCCGGAAACCCAGCCGCTGATGATGCGCCTGAAGTCCGACCTGTTCGAGGTGTTCTGGGCCGCCACCGAGCCCGGCACGCATGGCAAGCTCGACACCGTCAGCCTCGAATGGGACCGCCGCATCGCGCTCGGCGTGGTGCTGGCCGCGCACGGCTACCCGATGTCGCCGCGCAAGGGCGACGCCATCACCGGTCTGCCCAAGGCGGCCGACGATGCCATGGTGTTCCATGCGGGTACGGTCAAGCAGGGTGATGCCGTGCTGACTTCGGGCGGCCGGGTGCTATGCGTGACGGTACTGGCCGACAACGTGAAGCTGGCGCAGCAGCGGGCCTATGAAGTGGCGCGCGGCATTCATTTCGACGGCATGCAATACCGCAAGGATATCGGCCATAAGGCCATCAAATAGGCTCACCCCCAGGTTGGCTCACTTCGTGTAGCCGCCCACCCCCTTGCAGGGGGGCAACGCTGGCGGCCTGGCAAAGGCTCTCCTGAGCTTGTCGAAGGGCCAGTTCCGCGGCGTTCTGGAAGGAATATGGATAACGATTTGGGAATGGTTGAGGCGTTTCGCGTTTATTTGCTGGGCTTGCAGCAGTCCATTTGCAGCCAGGTCGCGGCCATCGACGGCTCGGCCTTCCTGGTCGATGCCTGGGAAAAACCGCCGGGCGAAAGGCTGCAGGGCAACGGGCTCACGCAGATCCTGGAAAACGGTGCGGTGTTCGAACGTGCGGGCTGTGGCTTCTCGCACGTACGCGGGCCGCAGCTGCCGCCCTCGGCAACCCAGCACCGGCCCGGACTCGCGGGCGCGCCGTTCGAGGCCATGGGCGTCTCGCTGGTGTTCCATCCGCGCAATCCTTACGTGCCCACGGTGCACATGAACGTGCGCATGATCGCGGCCACCGCGCCAGGCCAGGCGCCGGTGTGCTGGTTCGGCGGCGGCATGGACCTCACGCCCTACTACGGCTTCGAGGAGGACGCGCGGCATTTCCACCAGGTCTGCCGCGATGCGCTCGCGCCGTTCGGCGACGACAAGTACGCGCGCTTCAAGCCCTGGTGCGACGAATATTTCTATCTGAAACATCGCCAGGAAGCGCGCGGCATCGGCGGCATCTTCTTCGACGATTTTTCCGAGTTGGGCCTGGCGCGCAGCATGGCCATGACGCAGGCCGTGGGCTCGGCGTTTCTCGATGCCTATCTGCCCATCGTCGCGCGGCGCCAGGACATGGCCTACGGGGAGCGCGAGCGCGCGTTCCAGCTGTACCGGCGCGGGCGCTACGTCGAGTTCAACCTGGTGTGGGACCGCGGCACGCATTTTGGCCTGCAGTCGGGCGGGCGCACCGAGTCGATCCTGTTGTCGATG of the Rhodoferax koreense genome contains:
- a CDS encoding URC4/urg3 family protein, whose product is MIDTDNETLHPEGAAAVLRTTQAVRERAAALLARARAGQSSWFSVNDAALAKAAVEVAQVTRSNYPKLEIPYHSRWRHFEAGGVDRKAQLDAFLKDTAARERARTWIDLAVVSVLLDAGAGADWKYAESCSGQSFGRSEGLGVASFHAFMAGLFSSDKRQPLRVDAKGLRGLALDQLAAAFQAGPGNPLVGLEGRVVLLRRLGETMAAQPEVFGPEGRPGGLFDALISPQGPAVAPTAEIQAHEILTQLLDSLSGIWPAANTLDTVPLGDCWRHPEVRGPGLTNRWMPFHKLSQWLTYSLLEPFEWAGVKVRGLDALTGLPEYRNGGLFIDADVLQFKDPAVAKARWTAGDELIVEWRALTVALLDELAPLVRAELGLDADRMPLACVLEGGTWATGRVLAQRLRGGTPPLNIVSDGTVF
- the upp gene encoding uracil phosphoribosyltransferase, which codes for MTNSNVHLIDHPLVQHKLTLMRRKDASTNTFRRLLNELSSLMAYEVTRDMAMQEVEVETPLETMKAKIIDGKKLVFVSILRAGNGILEGMLSVVPGARVGHVGLYRDPKTLVAVEYYFKMPKDMHERDVVIVDPMLATGNSAIAAVERLKELNPKSIKFVCLLTCPEGIAALHKAHPDVPIYTAAIDRQLNDHGYILPGLGDAGDRIFGTQ
- a CDS encoding YebC/PmpR family DNA-binding transcriptional regulator, yielding MAGHSKWANIQHRKGRQDEKRGKVWTRVIREIMVAARLGGGDLSINPRLRLAVEKAKAANMPADTVKRNIDKATGALEGVTYEEIRYEGYGIGGAAVIVDTMTDNRVRTVAEVRHAFSKYGGNMGTEGSVAFQFKHCGQLIFAPGTDEDKLMGVALEAGADDVITGDDGAIEVLTAPTEFEAVKNALEAAGLKPELAEVTMRAENTIEIAGDDAVRMQKLLDALEDLDDVQEVFHNAAL
- the hemF gene encoding oxygen-dependent coproporphyrinogen oxidase; its protein translation is MVEAFRVYLLGLQQSICSQVAAIDGSAFLVDAWEKPPGERLQGNGLTQILENGAVFERAGCGFSHVRGPQLPPSATQHRPGLAGAPFEAMGVSLVFHPRNPYVPTVHMNVRMIAATAPGQAPVCWFGGGMDLTPYYGFEEDARHFHQVCRDALAPFGDDKYARFKPWCDEYFYLKHRQEARGIGGIFFDDFSELGLARSMAMTQAVGSAFLDAYLPIVARRQDMAYGERERAFQLYRRGRYVEFNLVWDRGTHFGLQSGGRTESILLSMPPLASWAYQQQPEPGSAEDDLTRKFLVPRDWV
- a CDS encoding DUF2798 domain-containing protein, with the translated sequence MNTTENADARSQPAWKIPKRFAPIVFAFYMAGIMAFLMCAVIVATGTGLKGAYLLRVLEAYALAMPVAFVCVICVRPIVMRLTAATVRA
- a CDS encoding helicase HerA-like domain-containing protein, translated to MADPILIAKNAATTCELLPALANRHGLITGATGTGKTVTLQTLAESFSRIGVPVFLADVKGDLSGISQAGRIGDKLAATLKDRGIDLPAAQAYPSTLWDVFGEQGHPVRATISDMGPLLLGRMLNLNETQGGVLNLVFKIADDNGLLLLDLKDLRAMLQHVGENASQFTTQYGNVSAASVGAIQRGLMQIETQGGDKFFGEPMLNISDFMQTDENGHGMVNILAADKLMNSPRLYATFLLWMLSELFEQLPEIGDPEKPKLVFFFDEAHLLFNEAPKALIERIELVVRLVRSKGVGVYFVTQNPLDIPDSVLAQLGNRVQHALRAFTPRDQKAVKATAQTMRQKPGLDIEAAITELAVGEALVSLLDEKGRPSVTERVFVLPPGSQLGPITPAQRQALIANSLVAGAYEKEVDRESAYEKLKGRAASAPDSVPNAGTTMPGPAGQTAGGGLLGGLNDILFGTTGPRGGKHDGLAQTMAKSAVRTIGTTVGREILRGVLGGIFGAKSR
- a CDS encoding threo-3-hydroxy-L-aspartate ammonia-lyase produces the protein MTEHQLPTYDDVAAAAARIQGHAHNTPVLTSRTIDAQLGAKLFFKAENFQRMGAFKFRGGFNALSKFTPEQKKRGVLAFSSGNHAQAIALSAQILGMPATILMPQDAPAAKLAATRGYGAEVITFDRFTQDREALSRQLAEERGATLIPPYDHADVISGQGTAAKELLEETGELDYLFVCLGGGGLLSGSALAARALSPQCKIYGVEPEAGNDGQQSLAEGRIVHIETPRTIADGAQTQHLGQLTFGIIRRDVTGIVTASDAQLVQAMRFYAERMKMVVEPTGCLSLAGAQHGGLDIRGARVGVIVSGGNVDMARFAQLLGG
- a CDS encoding BMP family protein; translated protein: MQAHAQAKTKVAAIYTVPFEQQWAGRIHKALKAAEARGEIEYKASENVSNADYERVMREYATAGNQLIVGEAFGVETAARKVAKDFPKVGFLMGSSLKPVAPNFSTFDNFIQEPAYLTGMIAGGLTKTNKIGMVGGNPIPEVNRLMNAFMAGAKEINPKVEFSVTFINSWFDPPKAKEAAFAMIDKGADVLYAERFGVSDAAKEKGKLSIGNVANTQAQYPDTVVASALWNMEPSIDRAIKLVKEGAFKGEDYGIYSMMKYKGSELAPLGTFEKKVPADLIAKVQAKEKAIVAGSFTVKVDDSQPKSTAK
- the purD gene encoding phosphoribosylamine--glycine ligase, which encodes MKVLVIGGGGREHALAWKLNRSARVSKVYVAPGNGGTALDDQLVDVPITDVVELRKWAQAEHIALTVVGPEGPLAAGVVDEFRAHGLRIFGPTKAAAQLESSKAFSKAFMQRHHIPTAEFETFSDPAAAHAYVDKKGAPIVVKADGLAAGKGVVVAMTLAEAHEAIDFMLVDNTLGVQHNDGGARVVIEEFLQGEEASFIVLCDGKNVTALATSQDHKRLCDGDTGPNTGGMGAYSPAPVVTADVHARAMREIILPTIKGMEKDGIAFTGFLYAGLMIDAQGKPKTLEFNCRLGDPETQPLMMRLKSDLFEVFWAATEPGTHGKLDTVSLEWDRRIALGVVLAAHGYPMSPRKGDAITGLPKAADDAMVFHAGTVKQGDAVLTSGGRVLCVTVLADNVKLAQQRAYEVARGIHFDGMQYRKDIGHKAIK
- a CDS encoding LysR family transcriptional regulator, which produces MANLRGIETFVKTVEGGSIAAAARLLGVSAAAASQNVARLEKELGTRLLTRTTRSQALTPAGEAYFARVGPILDGLAQARAELTALHDAVQGRLKIASSVAFGRHVVAPLLPVFMARYPQVQVEMMMADRNVDHLKEDVDIGIRFRHALEPGLVARRIATAPMVFCAAPAYLRQHGRPKTPEDLSEHPCLAFRMPLDGRLMQWPFLRDGASVSPNLKVAAVCNDIDTLAALAMAGAGITRLGSFVANPLIAAGLLEPLFLATGRSRSRAQADPEPLEFFACYRDRRHVPAPVRAFLDFIAPAVHNHPLLQAPAWPPKH
- a CDS encoding GTP cyclohydrolase II, whose protein sequence is MSLDSVANASPVSPVPSSAQPTDTAPTVTATIPTGKANPSHIRLTSHAGGFGALPIKWGAATASERGPIVGTTTKRAHRNVIGTHSGSYSIYRALAVAAGALSPQHKADLTNTAPTDVIGPYPQWSEPGKIVSLDPWGGLVADVFATELAAGYDIRPTIAVTKAHVILPEVIEALQTGRLKADGKFLTANGAALVTKAAIEPVWYLPEVARRFNCSETDLRRVLFEETGGMYPELVTRSDLEVFLPPIGGQTIYIFGNPRDLANTDVELTARIHDECNGSDVFGSDICTCRPYLTHAIEECIMGAQRGGVGLVAYSRKEGRALGEVTKFLVYNARKRQVGGDTADQYFARTECVAGVQDMRFQELMPDVFHWLGIKKIHRLVSMSNMKYDAITNSGIEVGVRVNIPDDLIPADARVEMDAKMAAGYFTPGVVPDAEELKKAKGRGLDL